One segment of Alistipes finegoldii DSM 17242 DNA contains the following:
- a CDS encoding endonuclease/exonuclease/phosphatase family protein → MKTSFYRFAALLLFAAALSAGCGERTDDMRLLYWNIQNGMWSDQSNGYDNFVAWVKGYDPDVCVWCEAQSIYKSGTAERMDSVDRYLTANWGELAARYGHKYWYVGGHRDNFPQVVTSKYPIENVQRIVGQAPDSIVSHGAGWARIVKNGRPVNIVTLHTWPQAYAFQAVDRDASRAEHGGDRYRRMEIEYICSHTIATQSDAGQQLWMMMGDFNSRSRLDNRVYNYPDDDTRLLVHDYIAEHTPYVDVIAEKHPGEFHTTTHGQSRIDFVYCTPPLCERITRAEVIADDFTEPVRDPGKLSNFYHPSDHRPILVDFDMK, encoded by the coding sequence ATGAAGACCTCTTTTTATCGTTTTGCGGCGCTCCTGCTTTTTGCGGCGGCGCTGAGCGCAGGATGCGGCGAGCGGACGGACGACATGCGTCTGCTCTATTGGAATATTCAGAACGGCATGTGGTCGGACCAGAGCAACGGCTACGACAATTTCGTGGCGTGGGTCAAAGGCTACGATCCCGACGTATGCGTGTGGTGCGAGGCCCAGTCGATCTATAAGTCGGGTACGGCGGAGAGGATGGATTCCGTCGATCGCTACCTGACGGCTAACTGGGGCGAACTGGCGGCCCGTTACGGTCATAAATACTGGTATGTGGGCGGCCACCGCGACAATTTCCCGCAGGTCGTTACGTCGAAGTATCCGATCGAGAACGTGCAGCGGATCGTCGGCCAAGCTCCCGACAGCATCGTTTCGCACGGCGCGGGCTGGGCCCGGATCGTGAAGAACGGCAGGCCGGTCAATATCGTGACGCTCCATACGTGGCCGCAGGCGTATGCCTTTCAGGCCGTGGACCGCGACGCCAGCAGGGCCGAACACGGCGGTGACCGTTACCGGCGCATGGAGATCGAGTATATCTGCTCGCATACGATCGCTACGCAGTCCGACGCCGGACAGCAGTTGTGGATGATGATGGGCGACTTCAATTCGCGCTCGCGCCTCGACAACCGGGTTTACAACTATCCCGACGACGACACGCGCCTGCTGGTGCATGATTATATCGCGGAGCATACGCCCTATGTCGACGTGATCGCGGAGAAGCACCCCGGCGAATTCCATACCACGACCCACGGGCAGAGCCGCATCGACTTCGTCTACTGCACGCCGCCGCTCTGCGAACGGATCACCCGTGCCGAGGTGATTGCGGACGACTTCACCGAGCCGGTGCGCGATCCGGGCAAGTTGTCGAACTTCTACCACCCCTCGGACCACCGTCCGATTCTGGTGGACTTTGATATGAAATAG
- the purM gene encoding phosphoribosylformylglycinamidine cyclo-ligase translates to MAQSYEKAGVNLEAGYEVVRRIKKHVASTSRLGVMGNIGAFGGMFDLSALNVKEPVLVSGTDGVGTKLKLAFEMDKHDTIGVDAVAMCVNDVLAQGAEPLVFLDYVAVGHNEPKKIEAIVSGVAEGCRQAGCALVGGETAEMPGMYAQGEYDIAGFTVGVVEKSKLIDGSKVKAGDVLVGIASSGVHSNGFSLVRKIVADNCFDLHEVYPELSNKLLGEVLLTPTKIYVKQVLEVIRNCDVHGISHITGGGFDENIPRILHDGQGLEIDEGAWEILPVFRFLEKYGKVAHREMFNIFNMGIGMVIALDASEADKAIGILTAQGEKASVIGRVTDAEGVVIR, encoded by the coding sequence ATGGCACAGAGTTATGAGAAGGCCGGCGTAAACCTCGAAGCCGGATACGAAGTGGTGCGGCGTATCAAGAAGCACGTCGCGTCGACCTCGCGTTTGGGCGTGATGGGCAATATCGGCGCCTTCGGCGGCATGTTCGACCTTTCGGCGCTGAACGTGAAGGAGCCGGTGCTGGTGAGCGGCACCGACGGCGTGGGCACCAAGCTCAAGCTGGCGTTCGAGATGGACAAGCACGACACGATCGGCGTCGATGCCGTGGCCATGTGCGTGAACGACGTGCTGGCGCAGGGCGCGGAACCGCTGGTGTTCCTCGATTACGTGGCCGTGGGCCACAACGAGCCGAAGAAGATCGAAGCCATCGTCAGCGGCGTGGCCGAAGGCTGCCGTCAGGCCGGCTGCGCGCTGGTGGGCGGCGAGACGGCCGAGATGCCGGGCATGTATGCGCAGGGCGAGTATGACATCGCGGGCTTTACGGTCGGCGTGGTCGAGAAGTCGAAACTGATCGACGGCTCGAAGGTCAAGGCGGGCGACGTGCTGGTCGGCATCGCGTCGAGCGGCGTGCACTCCAACGGTTTCAGCCTTGTGCGCAAGATCGTCGCCGACAACTGCTTCGACCTGCACGAGGTATATCCCGAACTGTCGAACAAACTGCTGGGCGAGGTGCTGCTGACTCCGACCAAAATCTATGTCAAGCAGGTGTTGGAGGTGATCCGCAACTGCGACGTACACGGCATCAGCCACATCACGGGCGGCGGATTCGACGAGAATATTCCCCGCATCCTGCACGACGGGCAGGGACTCGAAATCGATGAGGGCGCATGGGAGATTCTGCCCGTGTTCCGCTTCCTCGAAAAGTACGGCAAGGTGGCGCACCGCGAGATGTTCAACATCTTCAACATGGGTATCGGCATGGTCATCGCCCTCGATGCGTCGGAGGCGGACAAGGCCATCGGCATCCTGACCGCGCAGGGCGAAAAGGCCTCGGTGATAGGACGTGTAACCGACGCCGAAGGTGTCGTAATCCGCTAA
- a CDS encoding pyridoxamine 5'-phosphate oxidase family protein, whose translation MSVAFNTLESLVDRQAVAFIGSVDAEGFPNMKAMLAPRVREGLEVFYFTTNTSSMRAAQYRRNPKAAVYFCDGASFEGLMLRGTMEVLEDAASRRLIWREGDTEYYPQSVDDPDYSVLRFTAVEGRYYSNFHSENIEIK comes from the coding sequence ATGAGTGTCGCATTCAATACGCTCGAATCGCTCGTCGACCGGCAGGCCGTCGCCTTTATCGGCTCGGTCGATGCCGAGGGTTTCCCCAATATGAAGGCCATGCTCGCACCGCGCGTACGGGAGGGGCTTGAGGTCTTCTACTTTACGACCAACACCTCGTCGATGCGTGCGGCGCAATACCGCCGCAATCCCAAGGCGGCCGTCTATTTCTGCGACGGGGCTTCTTTCGAGGGGCTGATGCTCCGCGGGACGATGGAGGTGCTGGAGGACGCTGCCAGCCGGCGGCTGATCTGGCGCGAGGGCGATACGGAGTATTATCCGCAGAGCGTGGACGATCCGGACTACAGCGTACTGCGGTTTACGGCCGTGGAAGGCAGGTATTACAGTAATTTTCATTCGGAAAATATCGAAATAAAATAG
- the purN gene encoding phosphoribosylglycinamide formyltransferase: MRRLAVFASGSGTNFEAIVSACEQGVTGGEVVLMVCDKPGARVVERAAAHGVETFVFAPKEYASKADYEREIVRLLDAAGVELVCLAGYMRIVGDVLLEAYGGRIVNIHPSLLPAFRGAHAIEQAMEYGVKVFGVTIHYVDASLDGGRIIAQRAFEYDGDDIEELEARIHAVEYPLYVETIKKLLDP; encoded by the coding sequence GTGCGACGCCTCGCAGTCTTCGCCAGCGGCAGCGGCACCAACTTCGAAGCCATCGTCTCGGCCTGCGAGCAGGGCGTGACCGGGGGCGAGGTGGTGCTCATGGTTTGCGACAAACCCGGAGCGCGGGTTGTCGAACGCGCTGCCGCGCACGGTGTCGAAACGTTTGTCTTCGCGCCGAAGGAGTACGCTTCGAAGGCCGATTACGAACGTGAAATCGTGCGGCTGCTCGATGCCGCGGGCGTGGAACTGGTTTGTCTGGCGGGGTATATGCGCATCGTCGGTGACGTGTTGCTGGAGGCTTACGGAGGACGGATCGTCAATATCCATCCCTCGCTGCTGCCGGCGTTCCGCGGAGCGCATGCCATCGAACAGGCGATGGAATACGGCGTCAAGGTGTTCGGGGTGACGATCCACTATGTCGATGCGTCGCTCGACGGCGGACGGATCATCGCCCAGCGGGCCTTCGAGTACGACGGTGATGACATCGAAGAGCTGGAAGCCCGGATTCATGCGGTGGAATATCCGCTTTACGTAGAAACGATAAAAAAACTGCTCGATCCATGA
- the purE gene encoding 5-(carboxyamino)imidazole ribonucleotide mutase, with amino-acid sequence MKVGVIMGSVSDYEVMADAVATLEQFGVDFEKRVVSAHRTPDLLCEYAKTAKARGIGVIIAGAGGAAHLPGMVASMTTLPVVGVPVKSRALNGLDSLLSIVQMPAGVPVATTAINGSKNAALIAVSILALQDAELAARLEAFRAKQTADVLKAEL; translated from the coding sequence ATGAAGGTCGGTGTGATTATGGGCTCGGTGAGCGATTACGAGGTGATGGCCGACGCCGTCGCCACGCTCGAACAATTCGGTGTCGATTTCGAAAAGCGCGTCGTAAGCGCCCACCGGACGCCCGATCTGTTGTGCGAGTATGCCAAGACGGCCAAGGCGCGCGGTATCGGCGTGATCATCGCCGGTGCGGGCGGCGCGGCGCATCTGCCCGGCATGGTGGCTTCGATGACGACGCTGCCCGTGGTGGGCGTTCCGGTCAAGTCGCGCGCCCTGAACGGGCTGGACTCGCTGTTGTCGATCGTGCAGATGCCCGCGGGCGTTCCCGTGGCCACCACGGCGATCAACGGTTCGAAGAATGCGGCGCTGATCGCCGTCTCGATTCTCGCTTTGCAGGATGCGGAACTCGCGGCCCGGCTCGAAGCGTTCCGCGCCAAACAGACCGCCGACGTACTTAAAGCGGAACTTTAG
- the purK gene encoding 5-(carboxyamino)imidazole ribonucleotide synthase, with the protein MKTIGIIGGGQLGLMIIEQAHLLGARTVCLDPAADAPAFALSDERIVAAYDDPAALEELCRRSDAVTYEFENVPGSVLIPLEKRYNIPQGFRPLYDSQDRLREKDNARAGGLATPEYAAADDEASLRAAVAKIGLPAVLKTRTLGYDGHGQLVLKTEADIEKALPMLAVPCILEQFVPFDFEASVVLVSDGSHVVTFPIGRNIHRDGILDLCFVPAEEMDDELRGRMIAAGERFMLTCGYRGILAIEFFVKGREFFFNEMAPRPHNSGHYTIEGCTTNQFRELVRFLLGEPLQEPRLVAPTVMKNILGQDLEAAEAIAAENRPGVHVRLYGKTESRPKRKMGHITFVGMTPAEYGAVWADRFVK; encoded by the coding sequence ATGAAGACGATCGGCATCATAGGCGGCGGCCAGCTGGGGCTGATGATTATCGAACAGGCGCACCTGCTCGGTGCGCGCACGGTGTGTCTCGATCCTGCGGCGGACGCTCCGGCCTTTGCGCTCAGTGACGAGCGGATCGTGGCGGCGTATGACGACCCCGCGGCGCTGGAGGAGCTTTGCCGCCGCAGCGACGCGGTGACCTACGAGTTCGAGAACGTGCCGGGCAGCGTGCTGATTCCGCTTGAGAAGAGATACAACATCCCGCAGGGCTTCCGTCCGTTGTACGATTCGCAGGACCGCCTGCGCGAGAAGGACAACGCCCGTGCCGGCGGGCTGGCGACGCCCGAATACGCCGCCGCGGACGACGAAGCGTCGCTGCGTGCCGCCGTGGCGAAGATCGGCCTGCCCGCCGTGCTGAAGACCCGGACGCTGGGGTACGACGGTCACGGACAGCTGGTGCTGAAGACCGAGGCCGACATCGAGAAGGCTTTGCCGATGCTCGCCGTGCCCTGTATTCTGGAGCAGTTCGTGCCCTTCGATTTCGAAGCCAGCGTCGTGCTGGTCTCCGACGGCAGCCATGTCGTCACCTTTCCGATCGGTCGCAACATCCACCGCGACGGCATCCTCGATTTGTGCTTCGTGCCCGCGGAGGAGATGGACGACGAGCTGCGCGGACGGATGATCGCCGCCGGCGAGCGGTTTATGCTGACGTGCGGTTACCGGGGAATTCTGGCGATCGAGTTTTTCGTGAAGGGCCGCGAATTCTTCTTCAACGAAATGGCGCCGCGCCCCCACAATTCGGGACACTATACGATCGAAGGCTGTACGACCAACCAGTTCCGCGAGTTGGTGCGCTTCCTTTTGGGAGAGCCGCTGCAGGAGCCGCGGCTGGTGGCGCCGACCGTGATGAAGAATATCTTGGGACAGGACCTCGAAGCGGCCGAAGCGATCGCCGCCGAAAACCGTCCGGGCGTGCATGTCCGTCTCTACGGCAAGACCGAGAGCCGGCCGAAGCGCAAGATGGGACACATTACCTTCGTGGGCATGACTCCGGCGGAATACGGGGCCGTCTGGGCCGACCGGTTTGTGAAATAG
- a CDS encoding phosphoribosylformylglycinamidine synthase, which yields MKNYRIFVEKHPRFRVEAESLRRELNANLNLDIRELRLLNVYDLFGFSEELLEKTRYSVFGEVVTDSVTDACDLAGQKYIAVEYLPGQFDQRAASAVDCVRLIDPSAEVRIRSSKLLLFDGAVTDEEIARIKRYYINAVESREKDLSVLSDMEQAEVKPVAVLEGFTKMTDAELAPYCAQYGLAMNADDLREVVKYFRAEGRDPYETELRILDTYWSDHCRHTTFTTELEGITVEESFVKDEIEDSLALYLRIRRELGREHKSICLMDMATIGARYLRKKGLLDDMEVSDENNACSVYVDVDVDGRTEKWLLQFKNETHNHPTEIEPFGGASTCLGGAIRDPLSGRSYVYQAMRVTGAGDIYQKVGDTLEGKLPQSVISKKAAAGYSSYGNQIGLATTHVREVYHDGYVAKRLEVGAVVGAVKAENVRREKPAPGDKIIMLGGRTGRDGIGGATGSSKEHNTKSLETCGSEVQKGNAPEERKLERLFRRPEVTRLIKKSNDFGAGGVSVAIGELADGLDIYLDRVKTKYSGLNSTELAISESQERMAVVVEAKDVETFMRYCLEENIEAVEVADVTDTARMRMFNKDRKVVDLSREFIDSAGARHYAEAKVGEVENRNPFVREIAGDTLAARFENNLKDNNVVSQRGLVEMFDSTIGASTVLMPFGGRTQGSETQVSVQKLPTDGCTDTASIMAFGYNPFIASWSPYHGAAYAVVEAAAKVVAAGARYDRMRYSYQEYFERMTKNPESWGKPLGALLGALKMQVELGLPSIGGKDSMSGTFQHINVPPMLMAFGITTVDAGTVISTDFKKAGSRIYLVRHTPKENYMPDTAQLKANFGFVSGQIESGKILSAWSVGFGGVAEGLAKMAFGNRIGAEVTTDESRLYEYAYGSILVESDGELDFPAAELLGATVADEALTVNGVRMPLDGLYEANTVKFTTVYPDKGENRADVMSAEPERRTFAYEGEAVERPVAYLPVFPGTNCDYDTAKAFRNAGAEVTTSVLCNLGGDDILRSIAQMKEHIRRAHIFVLCGGFSSGDEPDGSAKFIVNVLNNKDIREEIHALLDRGGLILGICNGFQALVKSGLLPYGRLGMVTKDSPTLFRNDVNRHISQIVSTRVSTLNSPWLAGFELGEVHSIAVSHGEGKFVVSEELAKELFANGQVAFQYVDAEGRVTAEAPYNPNGSSYAIEGIVSRDGRILGKMGHTERYGKNLFKNIAGNKEQALFRNAVEYFRKSK from the coding sequence ATGAAAAACTACCGGATTTTTGTTGAAAAACATCCCCGTTTCCGGGTCGAGGCCGAAAGCCTGCGCCGGGAACTGAACGCCAACCTGAACCTCGATATCCGCGAACTGCGGCTGCTGAACGTTTACGATCTGTTCGGCTTTTCGGAGGAATTGCTCGAAAAGACCCGCTACAGCGTCTTCGGCGAAGTGGTGACCGACAGCGTGACCGATGCGTGCGACCTTGCGGGGCAGAAGTATATCGCCGTGGAGTATCTTCCCGGCCAGTTCGACCAGCGCGCCGCGTCGGCCGTGGACTGCGTTCGGCTGATCGACCCGTCGGCCGAGGTGCGCATCCGTTCGTCGAAGCTGCTGCTGTTCGACGGCGCGGTGACCGACGAGGAGATCGCGCGGATCAAACGCTACTATATCAATGCCGTCGAGTCGCGTGAAAAGGACCTGAGCGTACTCAGCGACATGGAGCAGGCCGAGGTGAAGCCCGTCGCCGTGCTCGAAGGCTTCACGAAGATGACCGACGCCGAGCTGGCGCCCTACTGCGCGCAGTACGGACTGGCGATGAACGCCGACGATCTGCGCGAGGTGGTGAAGTATTTCCGCGCCGAGGGCCGCGATCCCTATGAAACCGAACTGCGCATCCTCGATACCTATTGGAGCGACCATTGCCGCCATACGACCTTCACGACCGAGCTGGAGGGAATTACGGTCGAGGAGTCGTTCGTCAAGGACGAAATCGAAGATTCGCTGGCCCTCTACCTGCGCATCCGGCGTGAGCTGGGCCGCGAACACAAGAGCATCTGCCTGATGGACATGGCCACGATCGGCGCCCGCTACCTGCGCAAGAAGGGGCTGCTGGACGATATGGAGGTGAGCGACGAAAACAACGCCTGCTCGGTCTATGTCGATGTCGACGTGGACGGCCGGACCGAGAAGTGGCTGCTGCAGTTCAAGAACGAAACCCACAACCATCCGACCGAGATCGAGCCGTTCGGCGGCGCTTCGACCTGTCTGGGCGGCGCTATCCGCGACCCGCTGTCAGGCCGCAGCTACGTCTATCAGGCGATGCGCGTGACGGGGGCGGGCGACATCTACCAGAAGGTGGGCGACACGCTCGAAGGCAAACTCCCGCAGAGCGTGATTTCGAAAAAGGCCGCGGCCGGTTATTCGAGCTACGGCAACCAGATCGGTCTGGCCACGACCCACGTACGCGAGGTGTACCACGACGGCTATGTGGCCAAGCGTCTCGAAGTGGGCGCCGTGGTGGGCGCCGTGAAGGCGGAGAACGTCCGCCGCGAGAAACCCGCTCCGGGCGACAAGATCATCATGCTGGGCGGCCGTACGGGCCGCGACGGCATCGGCGGAGCTACCGGATCGTCGAAAGAACACAACACCAAGTCGCTGGAGACCTGCGGCAGCGAGGTGCAGAAGGGCAACGCTCCGGAGGAGCGCAAGCTCGAACGTCTGTTCCGCCGTCCGGAGGTGACGCGGCTCATCAAGAAATCGAACGACTTCGGCGCGGGCGGCGTCAGCGTCGCCATCGGCGAGCTGGCCGACGGGCTGGACATTTACCTCGACCGCGTGAAGACCAAGTACAGCGGCCTGAACTCCACGGAGCTGGCCATCAGCGAGTCGCAGGAGCGCATGGCGGTAGTCGTCGAAGCGAAGGACGTCGAGACGTTCATGCGCTACTGTCTCGAAGAGAATATCGAAGCCGTCGAGGTGGCCGACGTGACCGACACGGCCCGTATGCGGATGTTCAACAAGGACCGCAAGGTCGTGGACCTCTCGCGCGAGTTCATCGACAGCGCCGGCGCCCGGCATTATGCCGAAGCGAAGGTCGGCGAGGTGGAAAACCGCAATCCGTTCGTACGTGAAATCGCCGGCGATACGCTTGCCGCGCGTTTTGAGAATAACCTGAAAGATAACAATGTCGTTTCCCAGCGGGGACTTGTCGAGATGTTCGACTCGACGATCGGCGCCTCGACCGTACTGATGCCCTTCGGCGGCCGTACGCAGGGCAGTGAGACGCAGGTCTCGGTGCAGAAGCTTCCGACCGACGGCTGCACCGACACGGCCAGCATCATGGCCTTCGGTTACAATCCCTTCATCGCTTCGTGGAGCCCCTACCACGGCGCGGCCTATGCCGTGGTGGAAGCTGCGGCGAAGGTCGTGGCGGCGGGTGCGCGCTACGACAGGATGCGTTACTCGTATCAGGAGTATTTCGAGCGCATGACCAAGAATCCCGAATCGTGGGGCAAGCCTCTCGGCGCACTGCTCGGCGCGCTGAAGATGCAGGTCGAGCTGGGACTCCCGTCGATCGGCGGCAAGGACTCGATGAGCGGCACGTTCCAGCATATCAACGTCCCGCCGATGCTGATGGCTTTCGGCATCACGACGGTCGACGCCGGAACGGTCATCTCGACCGACTTCAAGAAGGCCGGCAGCCGCATCTACCTCGTGCGCCATACCCCGAAGGAGAATTACATGCCCGACACGGCGCAGCTGAAGGCCAACTTCGGTTTCGTGAGCGGGCAGATCGAGAGCGGGAAGATACTTTCGGCATGGTCCGTCGGATTCGGCGGCGTGGCCGAGGGCCTTGCGAAGATGGCTTTCGGCAACCGGATCGGCGCCGAGGTGACGACGGACGAAAGCAGGCTTTACGAATACGCCTACGGTTCGATTCTCGTGGAGAGCGACGGCGAACTGGACTTCCCGGCGGCCGAACTGCTGGGTGCGACCGTCGCCGACGAAGCCCTGACCGTGAACGGCGTACGGATGCCGCTCGACGGGTTGTACGAAGCCAATACCGTGAAATTCACGACGGTTTACCCCGACAAGGGCGAGAACCGTGCCGACGTGATGAGCGCCGAACCCGAACGCCGCACCTTTGCCTATGAGGGCGAAGCCGTCGAGCGTCCGGTGGCCTACCTGCCCGTATTCCCCGGCACGAACTGCGATTACGATACGGCCAAGGCGTTCCGCAACGCGGGAGCCGAGGTGACGACCAGCGTATTGTGCAATCTGGGCGGCGACGACATCCTGCGCTCGATCGCCCAGATGAAGGAGCATATCCGCCGCGCCCATATTTTCGTGCTTTGCGGCGGCTTCTCGTCGGGCGACGAGCCGGACGGCAGCGCGAAGTTTATCGTGAACGTACTTAACAACAAGGATATACGCGAGGAAATTCACGCGTTGCTTGACCGCGGCGGCCTTATCCTCGGCATCTGCAACGGTTTTCAGGCGCTGGTCAAGTCGGGACTGCTGCCGTACGGCCGTTTGGGCATGGTGACGAAGGATTCCCCGACGCTGTTCCGCAACGACGTCAACCGGCATATCTCGCAGATCGTCTCGACGCGCGTCTCGACGCTCAACTCCCCGTGGCTCGCGGGCTTCGAACTGGGCGAGGTGCACTCGATCGCCGTCAGCCACGGCGAGGGCAAGTTCGTCGTCAGCGAGGAGCTGGCCAAGGAGCTTTTCGCCAACGGGCAGGTGGCCTTCCAGTACGTCGATGCCGAAGGCCGCGTGACGGCCGAGGCGCCCTACAACCCCAACGGCTCGTCGTACGCCATCGAAGGCATCGTATCGCGCGACGGCCGGATTCTGGGCAAGATGGGCCATACGGAGCGTTACGGGAAGAACCTTTTCAAGAATATCGCCGGCAACAAGGAGCAGGCGCTGTTCCGCAATGCCGTCGAGTATTTCCGCAAATCGAAATAG
- the purC gene encoding phosphoribosylaminoimidazolesuccinocarboxamide synthase, whose product MKQLEMLYEGKAKQVFRTDDPEKIIIHYKDAATAFNNIKKATIENKGVLNNAISTLIFKELQKAGIKTHYIETINDRDQICRKVTIIPLEVIVRNIIAGSMAQRLGIEEGTQPSNTIYDICYKKDELGDPLINDHHAVALGAVTYDELDLIYAMTSRINEVLRNMFAKMNINLVDFKIEFGRTSDGEIVLADEVSPDTCRLWDMSTNEKLDKDRFRRDLGKVREAYEEILARLQKIVE is encoded by the coding sequence ATGAAACAGCTCGAAATGCTCTACGAGGGCAAGGCAAAACAGGTTTTCCGCACCGACGATCCCGAAAAGATCATCATTCACTACAAGGATGCGGCGACGGCTTTCAACAACATCAAGAAGGCTACGATCGAGAACAAGGGCGTGCTGAACAACGCCATCTCGACCCTGATTTTCAAAGAGCTTCAGAAGGCGGGCATCAAGACGCACTACATCGAGACGATCAACGACCGCGACCAGATCTGCCGCAAGGTGACGATCATTCCGCTGGAGGTGATCGTGCGCAACATCATCGCAGGCTCGATGGCCCAGCGTCTGGGCATCGAGGAGGGCACGCAGCCGTCGAACACCATTTACGACATCTGCTACAAGAAGGACGAACTGGGCGACCCGCTGATCAACGACCACCACGCCGTAGCGCTGGGCGCCGTGACCTACGACGAGCTGGATCTGATTTACGCCATGACTTCGCGCATCAACGAAGTGCTGCGGAACATGTTCGCCAAGATGAACATCAACCTCGTGGACTTCAAGATCGAGTTCGGCCGCACGTCGGACGGCGAGATCGTCCTCGCCGACGAGGTGTCGCCCGACACCTGCCGTCTGTGGGACATGTCCACCAACGAGAAACTCGATAAGGACCGTTTCCGCCGCGATCTGGGCAAGGTGCGCGAGGCTTACGAGGAGATTCTTGCCCGTCTGCAGAAAATCGTGGAGTAA
- the purF gene encoding amidophosphoribosyltransferase, which produces MAMRQISDRELHEECGVFGVFGVPDAASLSYYGLHALQHRGQEGAGIVAVDEGGIFRRIKGSGLVTEVFDEAKLATLKGNTAIGHVRYTTAGGGGIENVQPFLFRHNTGDFALAHNGNIVNSALLREYLENKGSLFQSTSDSEILAHLIKKETRYHDRPRIFSIIDALNMLEGAFAFLIMTANRIYACRDKYGLRPLAIGRLGDGYVVSSETCAFDVLGAEFVRDVEPGEIVTIDRQGIRSRDYSMYKRCEMCSMEYIYFARPDSDIDGCNVHAYRKESGRLLFKESPADADIVVGVPDSSLSAAMGYAEASGLPYEMGLIKNKYIGRTFIQPSQELREKGVRMKLSAVRSIVKGKRVVLVDDSIVRGTTSRRIVTMLKEAGATEVHVRIASPQMTHPCFYGVDTSTRDELISARKDLEGVREEICADSLAFLTPGALLKAGNRKELCMACFTGEYPTALYQSVDEANKDVKC; this is translated from the coding sequence ATGGCGATGCGGCAGATTAGCGACCGGGAGTTGCATGAGGAGTGCGGTGTGTTCGGCGTCTTCGGGGTGCCCGACGCTGCATCGCTGAGCTATTACGGCCTGCATGCACTGCAGCACCGCGGACAGGAGGGCGCGGGTATCGTGGCCGTCGACGAAGGGGGAATTTTCCGCCGCATCAAGGGCAGCGGACTGGTGACCGAGGTGTTCGACGAGGCGAAACTGGCGACGCTCAAGGGAAATACGGCCATCGGCCATGTGCGCTATACGACCGCCGGAGGCGGCGGCATCGAGAACGTGCAGCCGTTTCTGTTCCGTCACAACACGGGCGATTTCGCGCTGGCCCACAACGGCAACATCGTCAATTCGGCCCTGTTGCGCGAGTATCTGGAGAACAAGGGCAGCCTGTTCCAGTCCACGTCGGACAGCGAGATTCTGGCCCACCTGATCAAGAAGGAGACCCGCTACCACGACCGGCCGCGCATCTTTTCGATCATCGATGCGCTGAACATGCTGGAGGGGGCGTTCGCGTTCCTGATCATGACCGCCAACCGCATTTACGCCTGCCGGGACAAATACGGCCTGCGTCCGCTGGCCATCGGCCGGCTGGGCGACGGCTATGTCGTGTCGAGCGAAACCTGCGCGTTCGACGTGCTGGGTGCCGAGTTCGTGCGCGACGTCGAGCCGGGCGAGATCGTGACGATCGACAGGCAGGGTATCCGCAGCCGCGACTACTCGATGTACAAGCGCTGCGAGATGTGCTCGATGGAGTATATCTACTTCGCCCGTCCGGACAGCGACATCGACGGCTGCAACGTCCACGCCTACCGCAAGGAGTCGGGGCGTCTGCTCTTCAAGGAGTCGCCGGCCGATGCGGATATCGTGGTCGGTGTTCCCGATTCGAGCCTCAGCGCAGCGATGGGCTACGCCGAAGCGAGCGGCCTGCCGTACGAAATGGGACTCATCAAGAACAAGTATATCGGCCGTACGTTTATCCAGCCCTCGCAGGAGCTGCGCGAGAAGGGTGTGCGGATGAAGCTTTCGGCCGTGCGCAGCATCGTCAAGGGCAAGCGCGTCGTGCTGGTGGACGACTCGATCGTGCGCGGCACCACTTCGCGCCGCATCGTCACGATGCTCAAGGAGGCCGGGGCGACGGAGGTGCATGTGCGCATCGCCAGTCCGCAGATGACACATCCGTGTTTTTACGGCGTGGACACTTCGACGCGCGACGAGCTGATTTCGGCCCGCAAGGACCTCGAAGGCGTACGCGAGGAGATTTGCGCCGATTCGCTGGCGTTCCTGACGCCCGGCGCGCTGCTCAAGGCCGGCAACCGCAAGGAGCTTTGCATGGCCTGCTTCACGGGCGAGTATCCCACGGCGCTGTACCAGTCGGTCGATGAGGCGAACAAAGATGTAAAATGTTAA